Genomic DNA from Triticum dicoccoides isolate Atlit2015 ecotype Zavitan chromosome 4B, WEW_v2.0, whole genome shotgun sequence:
CTGACCGCACTCTCAAATCTCGTTATGGCCATATGCTactgctagtagtagtactagttaaTTAttaattgtctcaaaaaaaaactagTTAATTATTAATGATTTGTCTAAAAAAAAGTTAATTATTAATGAACTCGCGTTTTGCGTCCTAAGGCACAACCCCCGACAGCCTCCTAGAAACAGAAAAAGATTTCATAATTGGACAGACCATGGAAAGGCTCCTAGTAGAAACATTTTCACGCACAATAAAAAAAAAAGCAGTGCTATGGGGACGACAAATTTTTCACCTGAAATCTAGACGATGGATCAAAATATCCGTTGGATTGCATCTTTTCGCAAATCAGCACCGTTTTAGATGGACATCGTCCAGATTTTGCCCATGCACTGTCGTGTGCGGAGTGgtttcaaatttaaaaaaaaaacatgATGAAAATGTTTCAATCACAATGAGACTGGAATTAGTGAGCACACTTAACGCTACTTCTTTGCTCAGAATGGCTCTAAATTACCCCTTCAGTTTGACCTGAGCTCAGTCAAAATCGAACAAACAAGTCTGACAAGTCTTACCAAGGACACAAGAATCTAACCACGTGGTATGTGGTAAGCTATTGTAAAAAATAATCCAAAAGAAGTAAAAACGGGCACAAGAATCTATATGCATCTTACCACGCTAATTAATGAAATTGCAAAAGGAACTTTAGTCAACCCCCGAATAAACGATAGTATTCCGTGTCAGGGTTCACAGAACTGCCCAACATAAGAGGGgggaggaataaataaataaaacaaaacaaagtacAGGATATTCATGGACAGCATTACTTGTGAAAAGGAACCTGTAATATTTACATTGCATTAGAAAATTTCAGCAAAATCTCAATACTGCACCACAAATACAGAATCTGTCTGGGTGGTTACATATCAACTTGAGAGCGATTACATACTACAGATATGACTTTACAACAATTGGCTACAAATGAATGGATTTGATGTCAGAGCAACACCCATTTAAGTTACAACAGCGCTTTTGCAATTGCAAACAGCTATCATGCCTAAACTATTTTCTCCGAGCGGTGCTTTGGCAGCTGGTCTCAAGAGCTAATGTTAGCATGTCAGTGCAAAACTGGTCGTCTGGTTTCAACCATAGAGCCTGAAAAAAAAGCAGAGGTGAGTAAAATCCTAGTCCAACCTCTTGTTTACAATCAACAAGGCTAAACATTAAAAACTCACCTTGTGGTAGTAAGTTATGGCAGCTTCAAAATCATCCTGTAATATTGAAATGAATATTATTAGAAGTAATATGCACACAGAAATAGATGACTCTCATTACTTATTAAGCTCAAACAGTCAAAAAgtgtgtcaaacttggactgataaGTGAAGGACATTGTTCCCATTCTTGAAACCACGAGTTTTCCTTTAAAAGAATACTGTTTCCTTCCAAATTTCAAGTGCACATATTGGTGTGTAACTCTAAACTCCTTCCTGCCTGATTGTTTCAGTTTGTTAGTGAGCTTAAATTACAACCAGAATAGGCCTGCACCAAAATAGTGACTGGAAACAGTACCCACCCGGGTCTTTTGAAACCAAGTACCCCACCATTCTCAAGTTCTTACAAATGGCATCCTGTCATGATGATGGACTGGTCCACGGTTACATCTAATCATTGGCACTCACTACAGAAGAGCGGGGGTACACTGAGGTACATGTATCTCGAAGTATCCCTGGTATTTTTTAACTTATTAGACAAGGGATAttgaccaagtcaaatgcatcaaggtcgGAGCAGACCAACtcgtggtgaaggacgaggagataaagcatagatggcgggagtacttcgacaagttgttcaatggggagaatgatagattctaccattgaactggacgactcctttgatgataccagcaggcgttttgtgcggcgaatccaggagtctgaggtcaatgAGGCTTTAAaaggagtaaatagcataaaactactactttacaggttatggttccaaaaaactaccaaTTTTCAATTTTTCTCAAATAACTACCAAACGggtggtcggctgtttcaaaaaacccaaatcgTCAAGTGCTTTACGATTAATCATGAttatgacatgtcggacccacatgTAAGAGCTCTGATTGttgaccgtttgtttgaccgtTAGGGGTGGGCCCGCACACATATTTAAAAACGCAATCAGGTCCCTGTAAGTTtgtaaaaaagcaatcgggtccttgcCACATCACGCAGCCATTGGCGCATCTCTGCCCGGACCTCGCGATGGCGCCTCCTCTGCCCGGCGAGCCGCCCGCCGTCCGCCACCGGTGATCACCGGAGCTCAACCCCGGCCGCTGCTCCGCCTTACCTGCTTCTCTATGCTCGCAGCTTACCCGTGTTGGCGAGGGCGCCATCTCCCCATGGCGGGCGGCCAGCCTCTGCGCTTGGCGAGGGCGCCAGCTCCCCATGGCGGGCGGCCCCATGGCGGCCGGCGACCCCCAGGTGGCTCCccatggcgggcggcggcgcggtgatccCCAGGCGGCTCCccaaggcgggcggcggcgcggtgacccgAGCGAAGCCCCATGGCAGGCGGCGCCCCAGGCGGTTCCCGGTGGCGCGCGGCGGCGCGGCGNNNNNNNNNNNNNNNNNNNNNNNNNNNNNNNNNNNNNNNNNNNNNNNNNNNNNNNNNNNNNNNNNNNNNNNNNNNNNNNNNNNNNNNNNNNNNNNNNNNNNNNNNNNNNNNNNNNNNNNNNNNNNNNNNNNNNNNNNNGCCGCGGACGAGGCCATTGAGGCCGGTGAGCTCCTTGTCTCCAGGAGCTTCGGCGAGCTCCTGCCTCCAACCAGCAGCaacgggggagggggggagggggggagggcgACGTGGCATGGGACGGCGACGTGGGCCAGCAGTGTGGCCGGCGGCCATGCCTGTTTTTCGGCGTACTTCGCAAGCAGAGAGGAGAAGAAGGGAGGCAGAGAGGAGAAGAAGATGGCTAGATGAGAAgagacactgacatatgggcctcACATGTCAGTTAACGTCAAACAAATGGTCAAACTAACGCTTCGTTTAGGTGTGGGTCCGGCCTGTCATAATCGCGGTCAATAGTTAAGCACTCGAcgatttgggttttttgaaacagccgaccacccatttggtagttatctgagaaaaattaaaattcggtagttttttggaaccatagcctgtaaagtagtagttttatgctatttactccttTAAaagggatgaaaggaggcaaggcgatgcccCTGATTGTATTCCCATTGAGGTGTGGAGaggcctcggggacatagcgatagtatggctaaccaagcttttcaacctcatttttcgggcaaacaagatgccagaagaatggagacggggtATATTAgtgccaatcttcaagaacaaggagatgttcagagttgtactaattaccgtggaattaagctgacgagccatacaatgaagctatgggaaagtcattgagcaccgcttaagaagaaagaagaatgacaagcgtgaccaaaaatcagtttggtttcatgcatgggaggtcgaccatggaagccattttcttggtacgacaacttatggagagatacaaggagcaaaagaaggacttgcatatggtcttcgttgacttggagaaggcctatgataagataccgcggaatgtcatgtggtgggccttgaagaaacacaaagtcccagcaaagtacattaccctcatcaaggacatgtacgataatgttgtgacaagtgttcgaacaagtgatggcgacactgatgacttcccgattaaaataggactgcatcaggggtttgagcccttatctttttgctttggtgatggataaggtcacaagggatatacaaggagatatcccatggtgtatgctctttgcggatgatgttgtGCTAGTCAACGATAGTCGGACGAGGGTCaacaggaagttagagttatggagacaaaccttggaatcgaaaggttttACGCTTAGTAGAACTACCGAGTACAtgaggtgcggtttcagtactaccagGCACGAGGAGGAGGTTGGCCTTGATGGGCAGGAggtgcctcagaaggacacctttcgatatttggggttaATGTTGCTGAAGgatggggtattgatgaagatgttaaccatcgaatcaaagccggatggatggcgCCAAACCTCTGGCATTCTCtgcgacaagagagtgccacaaaggcTAAAAGACAAGTTctataggacggcggttcgacccgcaatgttgtatggagcTGAGTGTTGGCAGACTAAAAGGCAACATATCAGTTAGGTGTGGCGAAGATgtgcatgttgagatggatgtgtggccacatgaGGAAGGACCGGGTCCAGAATGATGATATACaaaatagagttggggtagcaccgattgaagagaagcttgtccaacatcgtctgagatggtttgggcatattcagcgcaggcctccaaaagctccagtgcatagcggacggctaaagcgtgctgataatgtcaagagaggtcaagGTAGACTGAACTTGACATGGGAGGAATCAGTAAAGAGAGATCTGTCAAGGTAGACTGAACTTGACATGGGAGGAATCagtaaagagagatctgaaggattGGAATATCACCAGAAAACTAGCCATGgaaaggggtgcgtggaagcttgctatccatgtgccagaaccatgagttggtcgcgagatcttgtGGGTTtctcctctagcctaccccaacttgtttgggactaaaggctttgttgttgttgttgtagaaagAATAGAGTTGTTATTTCTAAGTCACCCAAGAAATAACTATTTCTAATTCTAAGTCGACCAAGTTCTGTACAGCTTCAAAATGCGCAAGTACTCGATTTCTATTGGATAAAAAATCAACTCTCAGGATCATCAACTCGGAAATAAGAATTTATAGGCCAACTTAAAAGACACTACCAATTACAGCACAAGCCCAACCCAGACGCAAACATTAACTGCTGCCCCATCATTCCCCTCTCTACAACACCCTATACTCGTCGAATCCCTGTAAAGTTCTTTTGCGGAAATGCAGTGTTCCTGTAGCTATATCGCACATTTGTGCAAAACAGGCAGTTGTAACAAAACCATATGGCTGCATATGAGCTTAAGTTTTCAAGTTTCAACATTATGGATATAAAATAATTATTCATGAGCAAAGCGATATGATCGATAACATACTGCATCTTCCAGGTTCTATCAATAATATATTAGGAGGATATCATTGCAGTAGAAATAACATTCTACAAAACGATAAATTAAAGAGGATCGGGGAAATACCATAAGTTGGTACGTATAAGCAAGACCAGAAAATGCACTCAGAGTTTTTGTTGGAAAAGTGAGCGCCTTTTCATAATATGATATTGCTTTCTTATATTGCCTGTTGAAACAATAGTGTTAGTTGGGAAATAACATGATCTCTTTTTTTAAGACATTTTGATCAGAGCTAATAAAATGTACCAGTCATCCTAGTTATACTGATCCATGCACAACAAGAAACAAAATACCAATGATGAAGTTTATCCAAAAGAAAAGCTCCTATATGTGAGAATATGACAATATGTTAGGCACTATGTATGTGTTGTATATTAAGTAAATTATGGTAAGGTTGATAACTTCATTTTGGCTCTACAACAATACCACAGATTTAAAAGCACTCATGCATAGTCAAGTAATAGCTCCAAAAATATTTTTCTCATTTATTTTGTAGATGGTAAGGCCGTCTTTGGATTGTAGTAACTTCATGGGATTCCGATCCATTAGAATTTTCCCTACAGATTGCCATTGGATCAAAGCATGGTTTTCGAGTCGCGTGAGTCGCTCTGGGGCAGCGACTCGGAAGAAGTCGAGCCTGCGTTGTGACTAGTCGCGACTCAGGGTCGCGAGTCGACACTAAGCTAAGTCGACCATATTTTTGCGACTCATAGACTAGTCgtcgactagtcgcgactagtcgagCGACTCAAAATCCATGGATCAAAGGAATGATGACACCCAAATTCTGATGGAATGGATTCCTATGCCTTCCATAGGAATTtgaacatccactccaacctctttttaAGACTCAACCGCTTAGGATCAAGACGTTTTTTCCTGAGTACCATTCAAATGACTATTCCTGTAgttttttttatgttttataatcCTCTGATTTACACTGCCAACCCTGTCAGGTTCCTATATTTTTCCTATTCCGTGTTTCTAAATCGTGCGTTCCAAAGAGGCCCTAAGAAGTTTACAGAGCAACTGCTGATGTGTCAACTAAATACAACTCTTCATTTTACATGTCCTTGCATTTTTCTGTCCACATGCATATAATgacaccccaacttgtttgggactaaaggcgttGAAAGACAGTGGACTTATAAACTAAAACATAACAATGGGATGCAGTGTCTTCACTTACTTCAGTTTCCGCAGTGCGTGTCCAAGATTCACCATTGTTGGTTCCCACATTTCATTCGGGGACGATGAAGTATGAGTAAGTGTTAACTCAAACCACTGAACTGCATTTTGATACCTAAACATGAAACAAATAACATTATCAAGTCCCAAAGAGCAAAAAACACATAAAAATATCTGAAATTACTTTGTTACTTTCTATCCAACAAGATGAAATATCATAAACCTGTTGAATGGAGAAGTGCATGAGAAAAAGGATAACAATATTCGTCACAGATTGTGTGTATGAAATTTCTTAAATCTAAATCTGTGCCCCACTTCAAACATGCTCTGCACATAAGACTCCATGCTGAATCAAGAATTTTGTTCAAAATTCACGTAAAAGTATTCAAAAATTTCAATGGCCTGCTTAAAAAAGCAATATCTACATCATGGGCAACATCATTAAGACttttaacaactactccctccgtccgaaaaagcttgtccctcaaatggatgtatctagcaccacgttagtgctagatacatccatttgagggacaaactcaggacaagctttttcggacggagggaatactCGTTTTGTGTATTTCACGATGTTCCGGAGCTCTGTGATGAATGCAATTTTTTCCACTGCCTTAACATGACATTTTTGTAGTAAGCTTTAAGCCAGACGTTAGGGAAGCTGTTCTTGGGGAGAAATGTCTAGAGGTAAAGTGAAGTATTTGGTGGGTACATCATACTAGAATAAGAAAAGCCTTCAGAACAGAGAAGTTATCTTACTCTTTCATATTATAAGCTACAACACCCAGCTCGTTATATATAAGTGGATCAGATGGACAAATGGACTTTGCTTGCATGAAGAACTGCAGCACAGAAAACAAATTGAATCAATAAGAAATGGCAACCAAAAAAACTTTGCTTATTGCAAACGAGCTTATAGAGGTAACTGCAAGCTAGCAGTGGCAGTAAATGGTGTCATGGAAGTAACAGTATCCTTTGTCGACTACAAGAATTTCAGATTTTAGATTTCAACTTAGGGGTTAAATCGGCAGAGCTGCTGAAATGAATGAAGCTCGAGCACGAGCAAAAATCAAATACATAGAGATTCCTCAAATTTCCTGGTTCAATATCGTCCACCTGATTCAAATTCAACTTGCTTAAAATTTTGGGCATGAACTCACTACATTTATGAGGGCATTATATTTAGTAGCCAGCAGGACAGATACTTTGCAGTTCCATTTTACAGTACCAGCCTCGCTACCTGCTTGGAGTCTACATACCCCATATACAAAAGAAATCAAGTATACAAGATCGCGAATATGGATAGCTTCGTTGTGTTTAAAGGGTAAGTATCATAAGGAACCCACCTTGAGTGTAAACTTTGTGGAAACCATGTGGGAATGTTATGAAAAAATTTAGATAACAGGACCGCAAAGGAGCATCGATTGCCATATAAAATTTTCAAGTCAAGCTCATCATATGCactccctccgttcactattaTAATATGTTTTAAGATTTTTCTaaaacagatgtatgtagacacgttttagtgtgtttgttcactcatttcaatccGCATGTagtcatattgaaatatccaaaacatcttataatagtgaacggaGGGAAGTAGAAGATATGAAAAAGATCTTGTGCAAGAAAAAGGATGAATCAGTACTCGTCCAAATAAAAAATCTTCTTTCTAGTTTTCGAATGTGATTGATCTTGATCTTGAAATTCGCATGGAAACAGAATACGGCCTCTCCTATATCTATAGACAATGATAAATGCTTTAAAATTCCATACGTTTCAATGTAGGTTGCACTCCATTTGGGTTCCCAACTGATGTTTTCCCATGTTTAAATGTTATAAGTTTAAGTAAATAGTTCCGCTAGAAAATAATGCAAATACTAGTTACTCTAGAAATAGCAACTAGGGGAGAAAGCCGGTTCACCAACCAACTAATATATGTACTATATTTATGTGCCTATATGCGTGCTGATTGGCTGATTGATTTCAATATTTATTTATGTACACCTGTTGACTCTCAATCCATTGGATTCAGAAAAGATGAACAGGATCCATTGGCTGCTGCCATTTTTGCAACAAGAACTTTCTTATCAAAATCAACCAGCTGTCCATCTTGTTGGGATTTGGTTGTCATCATACTTGCAAAAGAAACCTTGTATTTAATCTAAGAGGATTCACAGTCCAACTTATCTAAGTTTCACCTAGAACTTTGATGAAATTGAGATGAGGTGGACCGCAGGTTGAGTTTCATGAAATACAAGGTTCATTTGCAAATATGACAATAGCGCCCATATCTTCTCCATCCAACAGGTGAAGAGTCACAGGTGGGCCCAGTGCACAAGTTAGGTCTGTGCACTAGATATGATCTCTCACCATGAGCTACAACAAGTATCACTTCCTTGAACAATATGATCGCTCACTTTCTGTCAGCATGCCAAGAATCCACATTGATGTATTTGACCAACAGCTATCAACACTTGAAATCTCCATTTGCCTAAATGTATTTTTCCAACAATTATCGGCATTAAACCCTACAGTTTCCGTGAAACTATGAAAGTATCAATGTAAATGGGAAAATATTAGGGCAGAAACGCTAGCTCAAGGTGTGTTTCTCTGTTACAGTAGAGTTTTGCAAGCAAATTTAAACTACTAAGCGACCTCAAGTATACCTGCTCCGCAAGTTTGAAATTATGCATTCGCACGTATTGCATACCCATGTATAAAGTTGGGAGATGACATCTGAAATGTAAATTAAAATGAAGGTAGTAAGATAGAAGCTACAAAAACAAGTAGTGTAgattactaagcaaaataagagatACTGAGGATCCGCATGCTACTGCCTATAAGTTAGACTCTAAAGCATACAAATTAGCTTTCGCTCTATGTACCTCTCCTAGCTTCTCTAGCCACATCCCTTAACACCACCTATAGGTCCTAAGGAGTCAGATAACAATTCATAAATTATATTTAGCATTAGGTGCCAAGCTTGGCGATGGTGCTAAGGTTTTTATCTTAGCGTCTATCACGTCCCTTAGCACTAGTGATAGCCAATTTCTCTCACTTCTAGCCATTTCTAGTGTCTAGGAAGTAGGGATGCAGatgctcttataccccaaaacaaaAGGTAGGAACTAACGAACAATTCTCATAATCAATATCTAGATAGCATTGTGATTAATAAATATAGAAGAGCTTGTCACATGTGCCGCAATTTTTTTTTCATGATTTcagaataaagaagacaaaaaCATCCATGGCATAATTGAACAGATGAGAGAAGTTCAACACGGTCTGCAGTTGAGTACTCAAAATAAAAGATGAACTGTGTGAATAATCACTACttgtattgtactccctccgtcccaaattacttgtcgcagaaatggatgtatctagacgtatttttagttctagacacatccatttctacgacaagtaattcagaacgaagGGAGTATGAGATAATAAATGGTGGCATGTTGCCTAGCCGAAGCCAAGAATAGCAAGTTGACACTTAGTATAAAAAATTCAACTAAAGTAGAATAATATTCTTGCATGGAGTAcagcagaataagaggggggaaaTACTTGATCTTTAGATCAGCAGTTAGTTTGGAAGGTCAAATAAAAATAAAGGGGTTACTGACCCAGGAAATAGTCTAGCTGCTGTCCTAAATGCAGCCATTGCCTGGTCACCCTCCTCTTGAGCAGCATAAGCAATACCAGTACCAAACCAAGCAGGAGGGAATGTGCCATCTAACCCTGTAGCTTTGCTGATAGGAAACACATATATTAGTGTAGAGTACATttggcaactttgagggcacaattgaATAGCCCAAAACATATCCTGAATTATCTGAAGATTTGGGAGCATTGTGTCTATTCTTCTAATCAAGAAAAACAAGAGAAAGAACAAAGAAAGTGCCAGAGTTCTTCCAGCCATAAAAAATAGCAATTAGTATCATGTTTCCACACTAAGAGTGCAGAGTGAAAAAAATGAAGAATAACAAAGATTCAAATGAAGACAGTGATGACAGCTTTACAGGACAATATGCTTACCCAAAGTATCTCCTAGCTTGATCATACTTCTTAATGCAGTAGTAATAGCACCCCACAGCAAACCAGGAAATAGCTCTGCAGATGGTTCAGAAAATAAATTAGAAATATATGCTTTACACATGGTTGACTGCAAGCTACCAGTATAATATATCTTGTTGTTTGAGATACTGTAGGAAGATGCATATATTGTATAAGAATGTCATTATATGGCTCAAACTGTTTGACACACAAATGAACTGCTGAGTTTGTCTTATAGAATCATGTAGAACAAATTATCATATATAATTGCTCGGTCAATTATTAAGGTAGACACTCACTTTTGAGGATAGTCCTTCACTAAATTGCATGACAAgagataaagatcattggaatgccCAAGCTCCATAGCAGCAGCCAAATGCACTAATGTGCATTTTAAATGAAACGGATCCCTTTCAAGTAAACTGAGAGAAACATTATCATAAGAATGTTAAATCAACGTTAGTCGAGGAAACAAAAGTGAAACAGGAATGTTACCAACTTACACAGATGTGAGCTCAAAACATTTTTGGTATTCTCCACTCTGATGGTAGTATTCAGCTTTGCAAGCCAAAACATCGATGTTATTTTTCATCATTTGACCAGAACTTGGAGAAATACTGCAAGATTCGCGTTCAAGTTCCTTGAATTTTGCTTCCACTACATATTCTTTTTCATGCTAAAGGCAGTAAAAGAAACCAAGACCAACAAAAATGTCAATAAAGACGTAAAGATTGGTTGTATATTCAGGTGCAATGTATAGCATGGTATGATTATTCAGCTGGGTACCTTCCTAATCAAACATGAGTAGAATGCT
This window encodes:
- the LOC119291067 gene encoding anaphase-promoting complex subunit 6-like, which codes for MREEAVERLRGVVRDSVGKHLYTSAIFLADKVAAATGDPADVYMLAQALFLGRHFRRALHVLNNSRLLRDLRFRFLAAKCLEELKEWHQCLMMLGDAKVDEHGNVLDQDDGSDIYFDKDAEDHEINIKSAICFLRGKAYEALDNRDLARQWYKAAVKVDPLCYEALECLVDNYMLTCEEETELLASLKFGKEDGWLSAFYSCLIRKHEKEYVVEAKFKELERESCSISPSSGQMMKNNIDVLACKAEYYHQSGEYQKCFELTSVLLERDPFHLKCTLVHLAAAMELGHSNDLYLLSCNLVKDYPQKAISWFAVGCYYYCIKKYDQARRYFGKATGLDGTFPPAWFGTGIAYAAQEEGDQAMAAFRTAARLFPGCHLPTLYMGMQYVRMHNFKLAEQFFMQAKSICPSDPLIYNELGVVAYNMKEYQNAVQWFELTLTHTSSSPNEMWEPTMVNLGHALRKLKQYKKAISYYEKALTFPTKTLSAFSGLAYTYQLMDDFEAAITYYHKALWLKPDDQFCTDMLTLALETSCQSTARRK